The Parambassis ranga chromosome 4, fParRan2.1, whole genome shotgun sequence genome includes the window CACATTTCCCGTGGGTTGTTGTCAGCGAGGTGCTCCTCAATGCGCTGTCTGTACCGGTGTTTGGCCTGCTGGATGCCCTTCCTCAGTTCTGCCCGGGCCCTGCTGTAGGCCGGTCTGTCACCTGTCCTGTAGGCTGCATCCCGAGCTTTGAGCAGAGGTCGCACTGTGCTGTCCCACCATGGTTTCTGGTTTGGAAACACCTTGATGGACTTTCTGGGTAGAACAGCATCAGTGCAGAACTGCACGTAGTCCAGGACGGAGGATGCGTAGGTCTCCAGGTCTGAGCCATCTTTAAACACTCCCCAGTCAGTGAGTTCAAAACAGTCCTGTAGTGCTGAGGAAGCCTCCTCAGTCCATACCTGAACTGCTTTGGTGGTTGATCAGGGGTTTATATGCTGGAGCTCCACAGAGATGTGATCTGACATACCCaggtgaggagctgcagccTTGTATGCTCCTGGATGCTGCAGTTAACTTGATCCAGTATGTTGCTGTCTCTGGTGGGGAAGTGTACTGCACTGCTTTGGGTTCCACATGATTGAAGTCTCCAGTCATGATCACAGCTGCCTCTGCCATCTGCCTGCTGATCATACAGTAGAGCTCCTCTAGcgctagcttagcattagccaGTGGTAAAATGTACTCAGCTATGATCAGAATGATCAGTTTTGAGATGTAAACAGATGTTAGTGTTTCAGTCTGCTCCTGCTGGAGTAGCTtgatctctctgtgtctggTCTCTGCTCCCCCCAGTGGATCTTCTTCAGATGTTGGAGATGAACATGACCATTGCCTTCCCAGCAGCCCCTCTGCTCACTGTCATCCTGGCCCTTGTGGGTAAGTTCACATCCTGAAAACATAGATATATTAATCTTCAGTTCTTTTTTACGCCTGTCAGCAGGTTTTGCACGACTCTGTGAAGCCGCTAGTTAAACTGTGCTGATCTGGgtgtctctgtttttttagGCATGGAGGCCATCATGTCAGAATTCTTCAATGACACAACAACAGCCTTCTACATCATCCTCATTGTGTGGCTGGCCGATCAGTATGATGCCATCTGTTGCCACACCAACACTAGCAAACGCCACTGGCTGAGGTAAGTCAGCAGACCCACTGCTAGGAATGCTAATGTGAAGCTAACATCTGATAAGAGTGGCCTGTGCTCACAGACAGAATATAAGCAGTCTGTGTTCACACAgtaacagactgtgtgtgtggatctcagtctgtgctgcgtCTGTCTCTTCCCGTTTCTTTTGGGGGtcatggagtctggatccagctctcctctgtccatgtgtggaccaaagctgtcctgtcaaatgtttgtggacgctgcagacagactccagcagctgtccctgcctggaCCAAGTTGTTCTGTATGTCTGACTGAAAACTGGTTTGTGCTTCAGGTTCTTCTATTTGTACCACTTTGCCTTCTACGCGTACCACTACCGCTTCAACGGTCAGTACAGCAGCCTGGCCCTCGTCACTTCCTGGCTCTTCATCCAGGTCAGGACATCTTTCATATCTTTACACCACAGTGAAGCTTTATACTCTACTAATTTATTATGATGacccttcttcttcctctgtagCACTCTATGATCTACTTCTTTCACCACTACGAGCTTCCTGCCATCCTGCAGCAGATCAGAATCCAGGAGATGCTCCTGCAGAATCAGCAAGCGGGTCAGAATCAGACGGCTTTGCAGGACAACCTCAACAACaacagtgctgctgcagctgctgctgctgctgctgaacccGCCAACACCAACCAAACAGGGCCAACCCCTGCCACCCAGCCAGGGTCTCAGCCTGATCCCCAACCATCCTCCcctctggcagcagcagcagcaggaggagacgtGCGGTCAGAGTTGAACTGGGTCGCTCAGACTGCCGCCATCATCACTGAagctctgtcctcctctgttgaATCAGGAGGCAGAGGCGCAGCTGAAGGCCAAGGGTCAGCAGAAGCAGAGATCAGTGTGGTTGCCGAGTTTTGGATGGGAGGCGCGGCAGAaagaggaggtgcagcaggagcagaaggaggaacagcaggaagaggagcaggtgaagcagcaggaggaacagcaggaagaggagcaggtgaaGATCCAAACATTGTTTCTGTAGAAATGAAACACCCTTCGCCTGGAGGAGCCAGTCCTCCAACTGAAGGGCTGCACGTGGTGGGAGCTGAGCCCTCACAGGCCACTCCCCCAGGGTCGGGGCCTTCACAGACAGGGTCGTTGGAGGTGGACCCCCAACAGACAGACTGTGCCCCCCCACAGAGTCCAGGTACAGACTGggactgcagagcagcagagccgCAGAGCTCGTCACAGACACCATCCTGAAAGTCCAGGTGTGGTGCTGCTGACATCATCTCACCTGTCTGACACTGTGCCTCAGTCTGTTAGCTGATCGGCTGATTGGTCAGTCACCTTTTATTTCAGATTTTAACCTAATATTCGATTCGTTTGTTCAGTGTTTCCAGCCTGAGGGTGGAGAGCCCAGCAGAGGCTGCCACATATGGCATCAAGAGAAAATTAAAGAAGCACATTTCTGCACAGTTTCTatttttcctttgtgtttgtgaattAAATACGAGTTCAAAACCACCTGAGAGGTCAGACTGGTTAAACACAGACTCTCTGGAAACTGAAGGTAATTCCTTCACACAGATGCTGCACATCAGCCCAAAGACCAGCTGGAACAACCAGCGTGGAGCTTTTCATGAATCATTCTCCACACGTCTGGTCATATTTCTGCTAGTCGATGACTTTATTGATTTGTTGTCTGTGACATTTGTTAATGAATCTACCATTTAAAACAGTTTTGTTTAATACATGCAGAATTCAGGGTGGAGATGACTTCAGCTCAGTCACTCAGCTGATCTGTGTTCTGTCAGAAATTTGGTCCTGCCTCGGTGACACACtcatgtggatgtgtgtgttattgaagtgtgtctgtgtgaacagcTCCATTAGTTAATCATTATCATTTATTGATAAATAGTCAGTAAATGTTAGTGGAATTACAGAAAATCATTTGTAGTTAAAACTCTGCTTCAAGCTGAAACCACTGAAACTGTTCCACTGCATGGAGGGAGAACCCTCTCAGAGGTTCTGTGTGCTGATCAGCCCTGGTTCTGACAGACTGAAGCACAGAGCTGCGTATTCTACCTGCTTTATTTTGTAGGACACGAAGTTTGTGTTGGAGTGCTGCAGTGGTTCACTGATCAATTAGGTTGATCAGGTTTTGTGTCAGATGCCTTATCAATAATCCTGGGACTGATGATGTGCAATATGACACCAGCTGTGTGACACTTCAGGCGCCGCAGCCGGTCCATTCGCTGGTTTTTCAACTGGGAGGAGAAAGGTTAAAAACAATAATGTCA containing:
- the tmem259 gene encoding membralin isoform X2: MSENQANNNNVPLNNNNNMGPNRMRNPNINQNPLINVRDRLFHALFFKMAVTYARLFPPSFRRVFEFFVLLKALFVLFILAYIHIAFSRSPINCLEVVRERWPRDGILRVEIQRNSSRAPVFLQHYDSAGLQEELEAEGDKGAGVVPGLSLAAMQEEEEEEEEMTLEMFDNSSVQFELDIEPRLKPSLIGGGAGGVNESQDVSFSQTTKVWPQEEYIVEYSLEYGFLRLSQNTRQRLNIPVMVVTLDPMKDECFGDGFSRFLLDEFLGYDDILMSSVKALAENEENKGFLRNVVSGEHYRFVSMWMARTSYLAAFVIMVIFTLSVSMLLRYSHHQIFVFIVDLLQMLEMNMTIAFPAAPLLTVILALVGMEAIMSEFFNDTTTAFYIILIVWLADQYDAICCHTNTSKRHWLRFFYLYHFAFYAYHYRFNGQYSSLALVTSWLFIQHSMIYFFHHYELPAILQQIRIQEMLLQNQQAGQNQTALQDNLNNNSAAAAAAAAAEPANTNQTGPTPATQPGSQPDPQPSSPLAAAAAGGDVRSELNWVAQTAAIITEALSSSVESGGRGAAEGQGSAEAEISVVAEFWMGGAAERGGAAGAEGGTAGRGAGEAAGGTAGRGAGEDPNIVSVEMKHPSPGGASPPTEGLHVVGAEPSQATPPGSGPSQTGSLEVDPQQTDCAPPQSPGTDWDCRAAEPQSSSQTPS
- the tmem259 gene encoding membralin isoform X1, with amino-acid sequence MSENQANNNNVPLNNNNNMGPNRMRNPNINQNPLINVRDRLFHALFFKMAVTYARLFPPSFRRVFEFFVLLKALFVLFILAYIHIAFSRSPINCLEVVRERWPRDGILRVEIQRNSSRAPVFLQHYDSAGLQEELEAEGDKGAGVVPGLSLAAMQEEEEEEEEMTLEMFDNSSVQFELDIEPRLKPSLIGGGAGGVNESQDVSFSQTTKGMQPLKDSVSELEMMTRAVWPQEEYIVEYSLEYGFLRLSQNTRQRLNIPVMVVTLDPMKDECFGDGFSRFLLDEFLGYDDILMSSVKALAENEENKGFLRNVVSGEHYRFVSMWMARTSYLAAFVIMVIFTLSVSMLLRYSHHQIFVFIVDLLQMLEMNMTIAFPAAPLLTVILALVGMEAIMSEFFNDTTTAFYIILIVWLADQYDAICCHTNTSKRHWLRFFYLYHFAFYAYHYRFNGQYSSLALVTSWLFIQHSMIYFFHHYELPAILQQIRIQEMLLQNQQAGQNQTALQDNLNNNSAAAAAAAAAEPANTNQTGPTPATQPGSQPDPQPSSPLAAAAAGGDVRSELNWVAQTAAIITEALSSSVESGGRGAAEGQGSAEAEISVVAEFWMGGAAERGGAAGAEGGTAGRGAGEAAGGTAGRGAGEDPNIVSVEMKHPSPGGASPPTEGLHVVGAEPSQATPPGSGPSQTGSLEVDPQQTDCAPPQSPGTDWDCRAAEPQSSSQTPS